Within the Dermacentor silvarum isolate Dsil-2018 chromosome 8, BIME_Dsil_1.4, whole genome shotgun sequence genome, the region NNNNNNNNNNNNNNNNNNNNNNNNNNNNNNNNNNNNNNNNNNNNNNNNNNNNNNNNNNNNNNNNNNNNNNTCGGGCCGGCGCCTATGCCTTTTTATGGGCCCGATcgttcgttatttcgatcctaaaattggcctttggcAGATAATTCAAACTTTACCAGTCTGCATGCATGCACCTGACCGCTATGCATGGCGGCTTTCCCCCCAAATTGCCTGCACAATGCAATCAGGTACGAAACCAAAATCATGTTCGcatgctttactgcataacaaGGCTTTATggcagcaaagctgactttaacAAAGCATGAGGCAAGCTGACTTCAGGAAACCAGCCTCTATGGAGCAACACATAATGAACCCTTGCCTGTTTTTTTTTGCCATATCACATGCACAtttgatttctactttgtttaggagttTTAATGTCATTTATTTAGTAGTATTTAGTTTTCTGGTTTGACACACAGAAAGCAGGCGCGTGTAATTTGGAGCCATGTTAGAATCGGGTAGTTGCAAGGTCCGATTAGCCTGCACCACTGTCTGGAGCCAGTTCATGGCGGTGTACGAGCAGTTCAGAAAGTATGCAACCCGATTTGTGCATCAGGCACAATGCGACAGTCGAAAAGAATGCCGAGGTGCATCCACGGGTGCAGACGTTATGTTGTGACTAACTAATGTACACCGAGTGCGTGAGTTTGATTATGATCAGCTTCCGAGGCGTAAATACATCCCACGCTTGCATATACACAGCAAAAGCACATAAGTAGGGTTTCAGTGGCACTTTCACCAATACGCTGTGGTGCTGCTTCGCACCTGCACTTGTGTACCACGCGGACACCAACAGTACAGAGGGCGCAGCAAAATTGCGAACCAGGACTGCACCTTTTGAAACAAACTGCATGGTTCAGAGGGCGCCATTGCTGCGCCACTAAACGCAGAACCTAGTGAACTAGTTCatgtggtgcaggcgaatcgaacagaTCCACTGGCAAATGAATcagtgatgcggtgtttttctgcatcttgtttaatttggtCCACCAGACAACTATCAATTTCACAAGTCCTATCAGGGTTGAATTAACGAAGTCAATTGCACAATACACCTGCTAGGAGTTTGTATTTGGCAAACTTCAGTACGTCGGCATTGAAACGGCTTGCAGGTGCGATTTTGTGCTTCTGGGCTTCTGATCTGGCATGCAATGGCCGAAGTTGCGATGGTAGGTTGCAACATTGCAAAATAAAGCAACAAATTCAACCTGACCACAACATCATGtttatttttacatttcaccATTCTTGAAGGCAGCTTAAACTTGTCAATGCATATTTATTTGTTCAttagtagccccccccccccatgtctaTTTTGAATGCCCAGCAGATAATGCAACCTGCCTTGGTCCCGTATTTATTCCAATTAATGTTGAAGTGCGGCTTCGAGCCAAAACGTCCTTAATTTCTGCAACTCACTAATGGCGACGTACAACTTCAGCCCAGACTACACGGCAGGCCTGAAAATGTATGTTACACAGCGTCCGATGATTGGATGCCTGAACTGATCTATGCTGCGCTGAAATGGGCTATTCATTTCAGTCACGCATTCGCGTAGCTCATATAAGGCAGCCTACATGACGTACTCAAACATGCACATCCACAACTGCGTGCTTCTAGAACGCCGCCGCAGGGCTCAAAGGGAGGGACTTACACTTTTTCGAGCACAATGCCCTTAGCGTGCGAGGCACCTCCGAAAGGGTTAGCCTTCCAGCGGGTACCCAGATGGGCCTTCTTGTAGTCCTTATCGTGCCACCGCTGGTCACGGCGATGGCTGCGGTGCTTGCGCGCCGTTCGCAATCCACGAGGCTTGCCTGGACAAGCACACAGCAACAATGAGCACCCACGGGCTATAACACAAGCAGCACGGATTCTACAATCGAACTGGCTAAGAGTCGCGTCAGCACGCTCATTACACCGCAGTACAAAAGTCACTTTGATCTTTTAATACAGGACGCAATTCTACGGTCTACCACGAATCGAAGCCGGCCTCGGTAACACTAAAGTGGCAATACGTCAGGATCGGTGCCAGTAACTGTCCGCCACGATAATACGTTTCGTTCATCAAATCAAACGGTTTGTTTTAATCACGTAGGAATGCGTGAATCACTGCCGGCTGTCAATCGCAGCAGCGTTCTCAACGCTGCACGTGTAACATGTTCCGCCATGTCCGCTCGCCGCATGATGGCATGCCGTAAACGAGCTCCGTCGACTTCAGTGCACTTCGGCCGGCCTTGTTTCTCGTAAAATGAGAAACACCGAGCATAACTCTTTCTTTTCAGGCACAATCCGCGGATATTAAGCAATTATTACAAGCAGAATGTTAAAAATATTGCGAGCGCTTACCCATGTCTGTGTGAGGCTTACGCGACGAATAACGAAAGGACGGCTCGCAGTGGACAATTCCTGAGCTAAAAATTAAACAATCAAATCAAATTATTTAATTACAAAAAGTTATACAGTTGTTAAAATAAAATAGTTTTATAATTTTACATAGTTCTCCTTTATTTTGTTAATGAAGCATAGTTTTATATATTGTTCTGCGGGTCTTGAATGGCCGCCGCCTGTGCTCTGAAACAGCGAGCATGGCGGACGCAACACGGCTGATTCCAGCGCTAAAGCACGGCGTTAAGCACAGATACCGTAAACTGAGCACACCGAAAGGAGCGCTTGGCCGCGTAGAAAAAATTAGGGAGACGCTGACGGCTCTGTTCAAGCACGAACGGATTGAGCTGAACCACCCCCGGGCGGACGAAGTGCGAGGATATGCCGAGCGGGTGAGGACGCAATAAACTCGTTGATCTCGAAAGGAAACCACTACACCGCTACGTCTGACTGCCACCATCTCACGCTTGCCTGTGGAAGAGTGTTCTTGATCACACTGATGTGCCTTGATTAGTGAGGGTAGTGACCTCACTGACCGAGAGACCGCAAGAAACGGCAACAGCGTTTCACCGCTGTTCCTCCGTTCGCTGCTTCCTAAATCGCGCTTAGTATTTAATCGTTCGCGATAGTAAACATTTACCCGGTGTGATGTCAGCAATGGGGTGCAAGTAGAGCTTTTATGATTCGACGGAGAAGTCACAACTTCCTCTCCTACCGTAGTTCCTACTTCATGTTTCAATCACTGAAAAAGACACACTGGGGggtctttttgtgtgtgtgtttacgcATTATCACATTTCTGGACGCGCATGTCCTGAAAGCTGTTTGCACGCTCCAGCTCGCATGAAGCCAGTGCGCAAAATATTGGGCAAACACTTCAGCTCTAGTATTCCCTCGGTGTTTCTAACTGAGCTTAGCGTGTCATGCGTAGTTTGCCATGGTTTACAGTGATTGTAACATAAGCAAATGAAACTGCAGCGAGGACACACTGTGGCAGTAGTATTTAAGTGACTTTAGAACAACGAAAATCATGATCAAAATGTCAATTCTTTTCTGCAATGAACATTGCTAGCAGTGATGGAGGCATAGTTTCCGAAATGACAGGAGAGTGGATCAGGTGTGAAAAAAGTGTAAAAAATCTTACAGAAGTGTTAAGTCTTTTCTGTCCGCTCTCTGGTGATTTATGTAGGGAAAAATAGATATTAGTGCACATCCACCTGTGTAGCATCAGCACATAGCGATATTACAAAACCTTTGAAAGTAATTTACAGTAAACACCTGACCTTGCCGTACTTGGCACCAATCCTGTCTGCCTGTGCCTTGAAAGTACTCGCACTACACTTTCACCTTTGTATTTACTGATAGTAAAGGTATACAGTACAGCACACTCTGCTTCACATCATGCAAGGCAGTAACAGTTAAGAGATACTGGCAGCTGTTTGCTCTTTAATCTGTAGCTACTGAAAATTGTGAtcttataccccccccccccccctcgctctttttaaacgaagctttatagggctcacaagtttcgacggtggtggcgtcacactgaaaagtgggccgatcctggtgatgtgcaggaagggtccaagctaaatgtgggtcgatcctggtgattgtgcagaaagggcccaagctcaatggcacatacccctgtgggctcggggacctctaacgcacccttgaactacccttgtcgcaCGTGGGACCCAaggagacaaaatcaccagccattcccctgtcgagaaaatgggggtaagcgaagcttgtctgattttagcgtgagggcttccaaagcacCAGGCGAAATttcagcgaagagctgcggaccccgagttgcgggagcgcgatgttgaggccaaacgtcagcgaagagccgccgaccctgagtttaaggcaaacgaagcggaacgcctgcaacagcatcgtcttgccacaagctttgcttaccctcatttcctcgacaggggaagggctctgaattttttatatACCTTTTTAAATTTCATGCTGTAGATGTGGTTAAGCATGCCAGATGTATTTTGTTTTACAATTTAACCCTTTAAGGGTGAGGCATATAAATGTTTTAAAAAATTGTTGATGTTCTGTTCAAGTGTACAAAAAACCttgagaataagcataatcagtgaaaagaaaaaaacatttcacggGAAACCGTTCGAGCAATAGGGAacaccaggcagaaaactggTTCTGCTAAGTGTAGCTTTATACTGTTTTGTTATGCAATAAAACAAGCCACGGTGCTAAAACAGCTGATGAAGCATTTCCATTATGTTTCTAACATGGTTGGTGCTGATGTTGAGATCTTGTTATCCAGCTGATTTCAGAAGCAATTCGATATGGCGACTGCCACACCAGGACCATGGAACTTGCAGACTACTGGATAAAAGTAGGTATCAACATTTGTTCTGTTCACTCTTGTCTGTGCTGCAGGTAGCATTAAAAATGGGTCGGTGAGCAACTTGCTCCAATAGTAGTGTCGAAGTGCTGTCCACTGCAGGCTTTGCAACCTATTTATCGTCTGACATCCATGAGAAAGATGCGTAGGTCTCGTTGGGTGTGATGATACAAGCTTTTGTGGTCTCTAGCCATTTGTGCGGagatactttatttttttttattattttttgtgcttgTGTATGTTGAAAGAAACATGAGCATGGTACATTAAATGGAATAATTTAAAATAATGTGGTCTGTACCATGTGTGTAGAAATAATAAAGGTGCATAGACCACAATGAATGAGGTAACTCTAGCTAATTTGATCTGTGCCTAGTGTGCAGATTTCTAGGAAAAAGATGGCATAGACCATGTTGAGTAGAATAATTTGAGCTTTTCAGAAAATAATTTCATCATACTGAAGATGACAAGAGACAATCGGAGACCGCAATGAGTGTAGTAGTAGGCGTTAATGTCTTCTGTATCGTGTATGTTGAGGTCCATGATAAATGCATAGACCGTATTGTAAGTCTGCCTTGTTTACTGGCATAATGCTTGCACTCTTTTTCGTGATAAATTGGTGCAAAATTAAGGGGTGCGATAATTATGCCGATAAATTTTTCCAGGAGAACTTTCCAGGTGCTAAatagaaaaatgaaaaataaagtgGCTGTAAATAGTTATTGCGTCAGCCACTGTAAACAGAATATCGGGTATTTCTATGAAGACTtcagcaatatttaaaaatatctGTTTTGAAATAAACGGACAGTTCCTTCGGAAACATGCCATCAGCGGTGGCAACCATTCATTGACAGGTGATGCTAGGTGATTAgccactaattaacaaacatccaCTATTTACCTTTTAGACATTTAATTTCAGCATGCTCATCGTAATTGGAAAATTGAAGTGAGCTCTCTGTATAAGCCATATTATCTTTCGGATCTGTAAAAATGCAATTACCCACGGAAATGTGACACGACGAATTTCAGCTACATAATACTGTaaaactgggaggctgcagcgcCGCCCTCGACGAGGCATTCTCCTTACGTTACCCAGCTGTGGGCAGCCAGAGCACGGAAGCCTAGTAGTAGTGCAGAGTGTACCCGAATATGATAAAAGGAAAGCCACTAGTCTGTGGCACTTTGTGGGCAAAATGGAATCCCTGGACGAGAAAAAGATAAACTACATTGTATTTATGCTGCACAACTTCTTTCCCATTTTAATTATTGATTCTAGGGTGATGCAACGACCACATGAACTGACTTAAACCGGTTGCATATATAACAAAAGAAAGTGGATAGGTCCACTTTTTACTGAGCCCTCGGCTTCCTCCTAAATTTGGGGATGAAATAAATTGAAAACTTTACACTAACACTACTGTAGCGTACTTTTGTGTTGCAAAATGTGATGTACTGCAATTATACATGGAAAGCAGCGCAGATCTGAGCCTATACGTGCTGTCCAAATGTGCACAGCGCAAAACTTGTGCTCGTGACCAAAATCTAGTGCATTGCAGGCAGGCAGCACAAGCAACTTATAGTTTGACGAAACCTCAAGTCGACACGTCATCGTTGTAATACAAAAAGTAGTTATTCCATGAAAGGTGTCGCAGAGTGTGATCTGCCttgcaaaaaatattgcttgcacTATGCTCATACCCGTGTTATGAAGAACTAAAAAGAAAACCCTGTATGTTTTGTTCATTCACTGCATTTTTTTCCATTATCTGTGTGGTATGTGTGCAGGAGAAGCAGCTGGTGCACAAGCTGTTCAAGGTGCTGGCGCCTCGCTTTGCCACCTACGAGGGCGCGTACACACGCTTGCACATACTGCCCACGCCCTTCAATGACAAGTTCAACAGCATGCAGTCGGGACCCTACTACAAGTACAACTGGGTCGCCCTGGAGCTCAAAGGTAACGTGCACACCGTCTAGGCAATGTTGTGGCCACCTCAGAGTTGCCGAGCTGAGTAAGCTCATCCACAAAGAACGGAGGACGACACTAGGCgctcattaaagggacactaaagacaagtTGGGTTGTGTCAGTAAAACGCGCTCCttcaattttaagaaagccaCTCCTGCTGTGAGAGAAGGCCGCACAAATCAGAAAAGGCACAGAAACGAAAGACAGCCGGCTCCACAACATTCCCACACCAACTTGCCGTGACATTACGGATTTGTATGAGATCTGCTCAGGCCTAGTTCATTTTTAATCGGTAAAAATTGACTGCACTGTATTCTGAAGGAGCCACAAACTGAAGTTGGCAAGTTTCCCAGGCCaggattttgtagcgattccttcctCTTGATTCCTTCTAGAAGCTTGATTGGATGCCActgttatcatccaccgttcactgccggctgatcccattgataacgtggGTGGAGCACCGCTCTGATCACTGACCAAGTGCGAAAAGGAATGGCATTGGCATAGAATTATTACTGAATCTTGGCCCAGAGCATTTACTACACCACAACGGCTCAAGCCCTAATAACAGAAAACACTTTTCTGACTAATGATAGAATGACATACCTATTAAATTACCGAATTTTTGCGTGCATAACCCGCGCCAGGAATGCGAATATTTCTATGGCAAAGTAGAGATGCGGATTATATACGCAAGGTTTTTTCTTTAGTGCAGCTTCATGGCAATGCCCATTGTGCCGTGAAGCCCTTACTGCCGTAATAGTGACTAAGCCTCTCTTATCTTGCTGATACTGCGTGTTTTGCACACACAGCCCAATAATATAACGTGAGAAAAAATATTGGGCAAGTCAGCTAGAATTTTCCGCACAAAAAAGCATAATTCAAGAGGGAGTAGCATTAATGCCAAAACTAAAAAACTCCGCCCCatacgatgatgatggtgatggctTTCAGTGGAATTTTcattgaaatggggcggtagCTTTTACCACCATACTCTAGTCTACTGTTTAGATGTTTAAATTATTTTAATGTAAAATTTTTCAAATTTCTACCTTTTGCTGTATATTAATTGTTGCATTCTGCGGTTATACTAGAATGGTAGGTGGTGACGCCGCGCGGGAAGTCGGAGAAGTGCTCTTACGATCTCTCTCATGTGTGCCATTTTGCTTGAATAGTAGTTGTGGTGCAGCCTTTCCTGTATCAAATGTGCGGGCAATACGCGAgtattattttcttcttttttttcagtggaCCCAAGGGGGGATGCGGATTATATGCAGGGGTGGGTTATACGTGCGAAAATATGGTACATTGCCTCACAAATCTTCTGCCGCAGAAATGTTTCAAATCCTTCTGGCACAAGCAAAGTTAGACGTAGTTATAGGACCGACGAGTGGCTTTCTCTCTCCTTAAATTTCCGCCAGCGCGCTAGAAGCTACACAGGGGGTACGGCATGGGAGCAAAGCCCAATTGGCCCCACCCGGAAAGTTGAACGTTGGCGGCGAGTTGGCTCGTGCCGGCCGCGGTATCTACACTACGCTTTTCATCTCA harbors:
- the LOC119461677 gene encoding 39S ribosomal protein L17, mitochondrial isoform X1, with protein sequence MADATRLIPALKHGVKHRYRKLSTPKGALGRVEKIRETLTALFKHERIELNHPRADEVRGYAERLISEAIRYGDCHTRTMELADYWIKEKQLVHKLFKVLAPRFATYEGAYTRLHILPTPFNDKFNSMQSGPYYKYNWVALELKGNPYPPVPGTVAPNPHFLPNVLLSEARKEIHRMQFPEKVAPVAPPEPGTSLVTQRSASRPATPLGGTPPTK